The nucleotide sequence ATAACCTCTCTTGTTCCATTATAACTAACCACACCACATTTTCCACTCCTAAAAGTGGAAAATGAACACACCCTTTCCCACTTTTTTGCTGTATTTTGTGTACATATGAAAatcaaattgcacttttttttatttgccgaGTTCGTTCACAACAGAATGTAGAAAGACGTTCGGTCTATCAGGAGGGGAAATATTTCGATCAGATGTTCTCAAACCTTTGGAGTCCTCCTCATAAAGCTGATGGAGAATTATGGGAATTAAGTCCAATCAAAGTAAAATATCATCAACTATTTTTGCAAACCTCCGAGGACTCGAGTTTGAGAACCAATGATTGAAGCCCGCTTAAAAGCCTTCTGTCCCTTGTCGCCATGCTTTTAGTGTACTCGTGTACTCATTTAGGATATCCACTCCTTGCCCAATTAGAGCAAATAAACAATTGGTCTGAGTACTCGCACATCAATTTCCAACACGACAACTTGTTTATATGttccataacaaaaaaaatcagtggtgCTAGTAAAAAATGAGTTGCTTCAATTTCGTTCAAAAATTGATCAAACATGGACAAGCCAGCCAACAACTGCATGTAAATACATTTGTCACTTGTTTTTACTGAGACTGTAAGAGAGTTGAGATGTCATCAAATGTTTGTATCCGTGGTGGACCgccagggcctgcaaggccttctctgcttggccatgaatacttagtaaataattccaaattgtctgtcagattcctttcattgcttttcccctggttgcactgcttccagatgtgtcttttcatatttaagcatttaaccaatcacatttcagccattatttgttgccagggtcagaaatctacttGGAGTCCTTCATAATCAattctgcaggccctgcagcataaaacaCGTTATCgtgaaaacaatatattttttcgtGTATACCTTTAATAGGCGTGTCCTAGGTCAGAGTTCAGAtgaccgccatttttcaaaatggcgaatGAGCCGGCAGTCAGCACGGCAGTCGACTGAAGAGCCGCTCAGacgtgacgatttaccgaagaaagagcTGATAAAGCTCTTAcgggacaatgcagcgcattcggtacgttgtcatttgggggtTTTACGAGTGCTTTTTGATGGGAGCATTCTTCGATCTCGTGCTGTAGCCCCACGTGGATGGAGACCGAAAAATGTTTgctaacaaattggctacattgctttACCTctagctctttatgtttaacAAGATATCATTCcatgtgtttcagttcctcaacgagcacggattgctgggaaacatcaagaatgtggccaaaacagccaaaaaaggagcagcttgtcgacgccataacgagctgtttgtcagcaaagtgagtcctttttttaaatactagtttctattttctctgcccgtttaatcattaaataacaGCGTTcggtattcaaggctttgctcagTTAGCTTTTTTTAGTATGATACATTTaaatttggaatgaaaacactaactggtttggtgttgatttttaatagcaagacaCCTGTGTGGTTAACTCGCACCCAAACAAGTGCCATCATTGGAGGTGATGgatgaatacagacgctcccctacttgcgAACGCagttggttccgagcgattgttcataagttgaatttgtttgtaagttgattcagtgctatattttgtattataatttatgtttaaggctgatataagtatattgaaggtttatataagtgcatttgtatgtttaaggcttgtataagtaacacgcattggtttgtactgaaaaaaaaaagacatttaataaaatggagagaatatgtacactactgtagagagagagagagagagatttatgtattagaaactgaaactttcagaagtcactgtggtccagtggcaaagacaatgggtcagaacttcaggtggactcaagttcaaatcaggaatgagttcaattccactctttgcaattctcaaattgtttattgaggtaatgaaaaggatagatataacttccattcacatcatttcagaagtcactgtggtccagtggcaaagacaatgggtcagaacttcaggtggactcaagttcaaatcaggaatgagttcaattcctctctttgcaattctcaatttttttcctaaaaaacgacatagtatagtaaggtttttttcctaaaaaacgacaaagtgtatatagtaaggctttttttctttaaaaaaacgacatagtatatagtaaggctttttaatttgtaaaaaatgaccatgtatagtaaggctttttaatttgtaaaaaatgaccatgtatagtaaggcttttttctttaaaaaatgaccatgtatagtaaggctttttatattttaaaatgaccatgcaaagtaaggctttttatatataaaaaaaaaaacgaacacactcttttacagcatcaagactacaaaaatggcgactatattacgtcatcttccaaacatggtcattgagtcgggaggacaaatcacctcctatgggcgtggttacgcccattggtgatgcaggtgcttaaattatgcacctTCGCAGCATCTTGCCCTTTGGCGCAgccatttccatgccgtcggtcgaacgactagcacccaaacgaggtaagccctagactagagcaatttactggcctatgtgcatttttaacaccctaccgggagattttcttaggaatcaattgagccaaaacgccaacaaatctgttagtttattgccaggtcgaacacaccgtcgacatttgaagtatgggctccttggcatgtcactagctagcttagcattagcctcacgacctttgacttcaaaagtattttgtccgtattctctccattattgagtcgtgggggaagacttcattttatcaaacaaagccgagatgtcaacggtcagtttgccaggtgaaggtgtgttgaatgtaatgatagttttcgctgtgattgctaaacgcccttttccaatttgtaattctgttttaaacaaaaatcattgataccaaaatggttaagccgactttctcctagtttttaacaccagtctgtatattgaatcgctttgtctggaaaggggaaattagcaccgagcactcactaacttattttcattctttatcttgatcatttactttaagatttctctttcctgtaataattgtttgcacttcccaaatagcttggttcaatcaagatgcagctattcccgtgtgtccagaaccatgcacacccttgaggggagaggagactgggccaaggtaatactaatgaccaaaaaaaaccacctaaacacatctgttgaatctccagtctctgtatatgataacttttgctctatttttttgcatgcaccaggtccatggtgatgtcgagagcctggaggaccaggtgatcttcccaggttgcccacttgaagatgatgcatcgtctctgaactctgctctgaggttaataccgtattttcacgcctatttggcgcatcgtttcttacgccgcagtgtcagtaacgagtgctatttctgtattttagacacacaaagcacgctctatttcgtcagacgcatatgtatttcatatggattaagatcgaaatgcgatagcgctggctaccggaagcagcttatttccgggttatattgtaatgtatccaagtcaaaacattacaatctcacattattttattgactaaagttgcaatttactaaccccctcttattttataggtgatgtcccaatccctaaggtgaggaggatttctctttttttttttcaatcagacatttcaataaaagagatttgagtgtcatttgtctttgttaaaacacttggagaaaaaagacccaagaccctcaatggtctttttttttttcggtgtttattctaaatgttgcttttgtctacaggtggagaacaCCAGCTACACCAATCAATGTGATCccaagtgtgcaaatgtatttctttgaattaaaatgtcatgttgcttgcattcctttgctagttctatgaagaaaaatacatgagtatattctaaaggttttattttcccacaaaatggggtaattgagaagttcacaggtcttccagcatttaaagatgaggtggtgtttccattgatgaatctcttcttggcactggatggaattctggggaggaaaaaaagagggtcaaagcacaatagactaagtccaacattaaaaaaatagactgggggtcagttaggtcaaaaggtttgacccaaaaacaaatattactaagttaggttttaccaacatcagaaggacccatctctcttttcagatgtggtgggagatatggaaaacatactggataggggccctcaagatgttggtgtcaaaggctgtgccacgctccaaagtcacctttctttagcgttgatttggtaaacttgggtggaccttgaagagaagcaaaagagagtatttttagtacacgacatgaaaataataaatcaaataatctgaaaaacaggtcttacgtcatacacgacttctttggtcttgtaaatttggacagcttccaccatctccgtggctttaaacctctgcaaaacaccacagcatgattatgtcattgcttatttaaccattttgatgcacaaatgactcccattcaatcaaaaaaataaaatacgtctcacaaagctcttagacggaggaaaaatggttgtttaaacgagtcaaaaatgacccctgcgctacggttgaatgaatgtctcgcttaggttttgtcaaaaccacaattaaaaatcaaaaggtccaagccctgaagtcttcctttaggaaaggaagggcaaaggtattctagaagtgtactgtttagtccttacacctccacttgatggcactagtgtgagtgtgagttacccacacaggatcttgctattaaaaaaatcaacgccaacccagttaaagtgtcttcattcaaaattggagtgtatcatgatgctaaacaagctaatttaggaaagccgtgaacactggtcgctgatatctaaacattactgtgacaacaaaatttcccgaatacgggatgaatcaagttatccaatccaataacacgggtagaggaattagaagctattaaaaaaagactcactttgccgacaaactgctcctttttggccgttatggccacattcttgatgtttcccatcagtctgtcctcgttgagggactgaaacacacaatggaagggtttctttttaaacattaagagcaataggtgatgcaatgtagccaacttgctagcaaacatttgtgtttgcatccacgtcggggctacatcacgccaatgaagcacgttcccgtcaaaaagcactcttgaaatgagaactggggctacgaaatccccaaaagacaaagtaccgaacgcgctgcattgtcctggaagaagtttgtcgggtctttcttcgggaaatggtcaattctgagcagctcagcagtccaacgcgcccagcctccggctcatccgccattttgaaaaatggcggcggtcttttgaactctgacgtcagccacgcctcggccatgcctattacacatagacacaaaaaaagagatcgttttcatcatagagtgcattaggaactcattttaccttgatctggcccagtctgCTCTCCTGTAACTTCAAGGGCATGAGTGAGTGTTCTGGGCATGcaggaaaaaaagctatttggcagttgccaaacaattattacaggaaagagaaatcttacaagaaatttaataaacaagcaagattaaatgaatgaaaataagttagcaaGTGTtccgtgctattttcccttttccaggcaagttgttaaatatacagactgacgtcaactaggagaaagttggcttgacaatttttgtttaaatgattGTGTGTGAAAACataacaattacaaattggaaacgggtgtttaaCACTCGctgtgaaaactatcattacataccaCACACCTAAGTCGTGCCTCTAAATGTCATTTTggagtgagcctttacccagAAAACTGTTCattgatgtctcggctttgtttgattaaattgaaagtctttctacacgactcaataatggagagaaaacggacaacatgcATTTTAAGTCAAATGGGAAGCGTCGACCTGACGCTAATGCTAGTTAGCTAGTCACATAGGGCACACCGCCGGTGAGGAAaaggagcccaaacttaaattatcGACGGtatgttcaacctggcattaaactaacacatttgttggcgtttttggctcaattgagtCCTAAAAAATCTCCCAGTAGCGAGATAAcaatgcacttaggccagtaaattgctcaacgACTTACGTCGTTGGCGTGGTCGTCGTCCGTCAGCCTCGAATGGCTGTTCATAGGGGCGAgacactgcgcatgcgcttgaTTTACGCAGATACGTCACCAATAGGCATAACCACGCCCATACtgtcccgccatattgaatgtggaaaagatggtggcttgcttaccgcacTTCACGAGGTGGTCTGGGCTCCCAACTAAacgtccatgttttgaagatgacgtagaatagtcgtgATTTTGTGGtctgatgctataaaacagcgTGTCAGTCCActaattttaccaaatattgagtaacatttttacttagtattttacatcaactcacctttattccaggccatatgactccattaaaagtttaacatttgaaacacaaagaatgcttcattgtcttatctcattttctgaaccgctttatcctcactagggtcgtggggggtgctggagcctatcccagctgatttcgggccagaggcggggaggggacaccctgaatttgtggccgggcaatcgcagggcacaaggagacaattttgaattgaatgcttttattgtcattatacaagtatcatgagatttaaagctttcatcaCAAATAActgcagacaaccattcacgcccccactcatacctaggggcaatttagagtgtccaatcagcctaccatgcatgtttatggaatgtgggaggaaaccgagcacctggagaaaacccacacatgcctcgggagaacatgcaaacgccacacatttggaccgagctggatttgaacccaggtcccccactgtgaggccgacgcgctaacagcTCATCCGCAGGGCCATCCAGGTTATTAgtgaagcatttttaaaaaatgtgttgcagctgtagctgcagtaaaggtatTATATCcataaaataattattgaaGGTGAGATTGATTCAGATGTAGCACGACTGATTTCTGTTGCAAATTGAGTCCTTTATATCACACACACTTGTGTGAGCGTGTGTTACGGACTGGTCACAAATTGTCTGTACGTGgggacattttatttatttattattattttttaaatgtattcatttattcatcaaattttatttatttattttttgtgtatgtacttattatttttttgtagaggggggtgttaaaaatatatttatacttaTCAGCAGAGCTCTGAGAAATGCACACTTTGCCTACTTTTACGCTTTTTGCAACTGCATTTCACATGGTCATTCATACTAAATATCGTCCATTGCTTTCAACTCAACCACCATGACAACAATGTACAAACAAAAAGTATTATCTCACTGACACTTCGACAAGCAttacacatttttgaaaaacaggatatttttgTCAAACGATTTCATGTCCAAAGAATTAGCCCACAAATACTTATCCTAGCATCGCAAACAAGTGGTCCATGTTTGTGATGTGGCTTATTGCGTGGCCCCCCTTAGAAGCTGCAGTTTTTCCTGTCGCAGGGCTTCCGTGGCCTCTGGGGCTTCTTCGTTCAGCGACTCCCGGATTAAACTTTTCAAGCTGCCCACGCCGAACCCGCTGGCGGCGGAGACGGGCACCACGTGCCTGAACGTCATGTGATTCTTTGGTGTCATTTTATCGGGCAGCGTGTGGCAGAAATCTGCACGGCACGGACAAAGTTTCTCACATCTTGATTTGTTCCTCTGGAGTCAGTCTACTTACCTTGGGGGTTGAGGAGCTGCTCTCTCAGTTCTTCCAGCTTGTGTTCCGCATCTGGCAAGTCCATCTTGTTGACCACTAACACAGCAGGTTTGCTCAAAAGCTCTTCCTTGTACAACTCCAGCTCCTGGAGAGAGAGCATGAATGCCACACAGGTAAGGATATCGATCCAAGAAAAGAAACCACGCCACCCAGAGGTCAATGAGCGGCACCTTGTTGAGCAGCTGCACGGCCTCAAAAGCCGACCTAAACGGCGTTTGACTTGCAAGCTGGAAGCCACAAACGTCCACCTGGGCAATACAAAGAATAAGCATGTTGTGAATGAAAATGTTTCGTCaaatggatgttttttgtttttgaccaGAGAAATCAAATCGAATCATATCATGTTGGATCCATACTACACTGGAACCTCTACTTGCGAATGCTTCTAAATAATACTTAATAAACACTTTTCATATGCAAATGACGTTTCAATATATGAAAAcacgatccaagttacgaaatcccccaaaaatgtaaatacatttcctgtaccacttattttattttgaaattatcctGCGTGCTGCTCTATACTAAAGAGCGAGACTGTTACTCCTCTGGAGTTTTATGTAATGCTTACTAGTTGTTTTGAATTTCTAATTTGAAATTTTTCCGatgtgtgtttacgtgcatgtgtttgtgtgctaacGTTAACTTTCTCCTGAGGCTGCACTGTACTCctgcacaaataaaaaatggttttgcATGCTTGTAATTCGTTTTAATACATTAGTAAATCATTTTCGGTCCTTTTTGAGAGTTTTCCCACATCGTTTATACAGAATTGGGACACTTTAATCACTTTTGAAGGGTTTAGTTAGTAGTTATTGGAAGATTGTGGAAATGACAAGTAAAAATACTGCTATACTCACAAAAAATCTAACAAGttcaattcatttcgtaagaaGGGATATGACTGTAATTGCTTTTTGAGTATATTGATGTTGCACGAACCACAAAGAGCAGCTGCTTGGTTCTCTCCACATGCTTGAGAAACTTGTGTCCCATCCCTTTGTTCACGTGAGCGCCTTCGATCAAGCCCGGCAGGTCTGCGACAGAGATCTACCGCGGCAAGCACCTTTGTCAGCACAAGACGTGACTAGAAACATGAATGACCAATTAATTTCTCCTACCTGCATGTGGTCCTCATACAATAATTTACCAACGTGGGGCCTCAGCGTGGTGACTGCAAAAACAGTGAAAAACAGTGGCTATTTAGCTCTGGAAATTATAAGGGCCATTAATCACTGGTGTTTAGTCAGCTATTACTGCACAAATACTTACAAGGGTAGCTGGCTATCTCTGGAGTGGCGTTCGATAATACCGTCAGCAGTGAAGACTTGCCTGCGTTCGGGAACCTAATGGAGGGAAAAATTCTTAAAAGCCCTTTGCCAATGAATGAAACATCAATACAGACTGTTCTGTTGTGTCCTCACCCCACCAGGCCCATGTCAGCGATGATTTTCAGGTCCAGTCTGATCTGCCTGGACTGGCCTTTACTGGGCAGGAAGGTGGAAGAAATGACGCCTCCTTTTCCTCCTTTTGCCACCAGCACACGATCGCCCTCCTCGTTCAGGTTACCTACCAGGAGGCGACAACATAATCGCGCGGTGAGGCCAATTAAAACATGTTCCTTGAGCAAGATACTGAACCCCACATTTCTCCTGATGCTGCGTCATCAGTAAGCAAACGAGAATATTGTGTCAAAGCGCTTTAAGTGCTTCAAaggcgtgtgcggtcttttggtcgccccgaccgcgacaacgggcgaccaaaacaccggcgaccaaaagaccgacgaccaaaagaccggcgacaaaacaaggtaaaacaacacggtctacgcatcaataaaaggcaacaatggccatgagcagtttcactgagccgacatgtgagtgtataagagtttgtatgtacatgcgttgtccctttaagaaggtacatccgtcagggtcttaacaagttctccaacaaaaaacaataaaagtccgggaaatttggagcttttctttagcctaataactaCTAGGGCATtatgtatgactaaatagtcattcacagtttgtatttagtgaatttgagcaacgatttaaatggtaattatcacttaccttccgggcgaccaaaagaccggcgaccaaaagatcggcgaccaatcgaccgtataCCCCTCGAAGGTGTAAAAGCGCCATAAAAGTGTAACTCCTTTCAACATTTAAGGTAAAGGGCCACACCATCAACTACGTCCGGACATGCAATGCACCAATATGAACGATTTAAACATACAAGGAGGACGCTTTTTACGAACCGAGTACCCTGCCATGCTCAGTGGTGACTGTGATTCCTACAGGAACCAAAATCTCTCGGTCAGTTCCCTTTGGTCCTTTTAAGGAACGCACACTGTTGACaaagaaaatgtgttattttcccACAGAACACACCTGACGTCCTCAATTCAAGTTCCTACCTGCTGTTGCCTCCTACGTCGGCTGCAAAGCGTTTTTGAGGGTATTTTTCCATGATCCCTTTcaaggtcatttttttggtgGCCACCACCCAAACGTTTCCACCGTTTCCTCCCTGGCCTCCGAGGCGGGCCAAGCCCATGCCGCCAGCCCCGCCGCGGACATGCAGTCGGAGGTTGTCCACAAAGTTTCCATACTGAGAAGGAAAGATGTTTTTAGTGACATGAATGTTAAATTCAGAAAGGTGCAGTTTGCTGAAACCAGTCTCTTCACTTTTATGCAGTTAAAATTAAACAGTTGGATGTACTGTATCACCTCGGAGGATGAGAAATGCGCACTAGTAGACATTTAAGAATAAGGCCTTTTTTGGAAACATAAAGTCTCAAATCGTAGAGTTAATGTTAGGAACAAAGTGGGAGCTTATTTGTTTAATCAGGGTTACTCACACtgttttgctccaagatctacttttcaaggagttaactgTAATGGTATACCTCACATTAGACCCATAAAAGCCTAACTAAGGAAATCAAAAGATTGGAAGCATCAATATATTATTgtcgtgcgatctaccaatagtaccttgacAATCTGCCGATAGTTCCTTGGCAATCTACTAGTAGATCGCGATATAAGTAATgggcacccctggtttaaatgaCATTTGGTTGAGTGCGTGTTTAAAAATGGTTGCACTTGTTTCATTTTCACAAAATCCTTACAGACTAATAGATCTTATTCAATTCAAGtgcttaccttgttttgttttgttttaaataaagcaATTAACAAATCATAGTAAATTAAGGTTTACCCACTTAGTTCGCAATGTTTCAGCGACGTATATAGCACGCAGCCGGTTGCTAGTTATCCAGAGGTTAACaaatgtttaagaaaaaaaatgtactagtGGTAACTGGACCGCTTAGTAGTATACTTACTTTACGCAGGCAAATTCTACAAAGATGAACCATAATTGAGAAGTATTCATCCACAGGCTACAAACATGCTAGCCAGCGTGTACTCTCGAAGGACGGTAAAAGCGACCAGAGATAGAACACGTGACCTTGTCAGCATGCGAGAAAACAATGAGAAGAAAATAAACCTAGAACTAAAATCTGACACTAATACGTAAATTGTGAAGGAATACGAATCTTTCAAACTGCACAGCCGCACAATTTCAAGGCGG is from Stigmatopora argus isolate UIUO_Sarg chromosome 4, RoL_Sarg_1.0, whole genome shotgun sequence and encodes:
- the LOC144072935 gene encoding uncharacterized protein LOC144072935 isoform X1, yielding MQRIRSSTSTDCWETSRMWPKQPKKEQLVDAITSCLSANLVQSRCSYSRVSRTMHTLEGRGDWAKVHGDVESLEDQVIFPGCPLEDDASSLNSALRLIPYFHAYLAHRFLRRSVSNECYFCILDTQSTLYFVRRICISYGLRSKCDSAGYRKQLISGLYCDVPIPKVENTSYTNQCDPKCANVFL
- the LOC144072935 gene encoding uncharacterized protein LOC144072935 isoform X3, with product MQRIRSSTSTDCWETSRMWPKQPKKEQLVDAITSCLSANLVQSRCSYSRVSRTMHTLEGRGDWAKVHGDVESLEDQVIFPGCPLEDDASSLNSALR
- the LOC144072935 gene encoding uncharacterized protein LOC144072935 isoform X2 yields the protein MQRIRSSTSTDCWETSRMWPKQPKKEQLVDAITSCLSANLVQSRCSYSRVSRTMHTLEGRGDWAKVHGDVESLEDQVIFPGCPLEDDASSLNSALRHTKHALFRQTHMYFIWIKIEMR
- the gtpbp10 gene encoding GTP-binding protein 10, producing the protein MVHLCRICLRKYGNFVDNLRLHVRGGAGGMGLARLGGQGGNGGNVWVVATKKMTLKGIMEKYPQKRFAADVGGNSSVRSLKGPKGTDREILVPVGITVTTEHGRVLGNLNEEGDRVLVAKGGKGGVISSTFLPSKGQSRQIRLDLKIIADMGLVGFPNAGKSSLLTVLSNATPEIASYPFTTLRPHVGKLLYEDHMQISVADLPGLIEGAHVNKGMGHKFLKHVERTKQLLFVVDVCGFQLASQTPFRSAFEAVQLLNKELELYKEELLSKPAVLVVNKMDLPDAEHKLEELREQLLNPQDFCHTLPDKMTPKNHMTFRHVVPVSAASGFGVGSLKSLIRESLNEEAPEATEALRQEKLQLLRGATQ